A single Pseudomonas sp. MM223 DNA region contains:
- the ettA gene encoding Energy-dependent translational throttle protein EttA (*Name ettA) codes for MAQYVYTMHRLSKVVPPKREILKNISLSFFPGAKIGVLGLNGAGKSTLLRIMAGVDKEFDGEARPMPDINVGYLPQEPQLDPTKTVREVVEEAVSVIKDAQARLDEVYAAYADPDADFDKLAAEQAKLEAILQAADGHNLERQLDVAADALRLPAWDAKIEHLSGGEKRRVALCRLLLSAPDMLLLDEPTNHLDADSVAWLERFLHDFPGTVVAITHDRYFLDNVAGWILELDRGAGIPYEGNYSGWLEAKSDRLAQESKQQSAHEKAMKEELEWVRKGAKARQSKSKARLQRFEEMQSQEFQKRSETNEIYIPAGPRLGDKVIEFKNVSKGYGDRVLIDNLSFAMPKGAIVGVIGGNGAGKSTLFRMLMGKEQPDSGSIEIGETVQLACVDQSREDLDGAKTVFQQISDGSDQIRIGNYEIPSRTYVGRFNFKGGDQQKFVKDLSGGERGRLHLALTLKEGGNVLLLDEPSNDLDVETLRSLEEALLDFPGAAIVISHDRWFLDRVATHILAYEDDSNVVFFEGNYTEYEADRKKRLGDAAAQPHRVRHKKLAQ; via the coding sequence TTGGCTCAATACGTCTACACCATGCATCGGCTGAGCAAGGTCGTGCCGCCGAAGCGGGAAATTCTCAAGAACATTTCCCTGTCGTTCTTCCCCGGCGCCAAGATTGGCGTGCTCGGCCTGAACGGCGCCGGTAAATCGACCCTGCTGCGGATCATGGCGGGCGTCGACAAGGAATTCGACGGCGAAGCCCGTCCGATGCCCGACATCAACGTGGGTTACCTGCCACAGGAACCGCAACTGGACCCGACCAAGACCGTGCGCGAAGTGGTCGAGGAAGCGGTCAGCGTGATCAAGGACGCCCAGGCGCGCCTGGACGAGGTTTACGCCGCCTACGCCGACCCGGATGCCGACTTCGACAAGCTGGCCGCCGAGCAGGCCAAGCTGGAAGCCATCCTGCAGGCCGCCGATGGCCACAACCTGGAGCGCCAGCTGGACGTCGCCGCCGACGCCCTGCGCCTGCCGGCCTGGGACGCAAAAATCGAACACCTGTCCGGTGGTGAGAAGCGCCGCGTGGCCCTGTGCCGCCTGCTGCTGTCGGCCCCCGACATGCTGCTGCTCGACGAACCGACCAACCACCTGGATGCCGATTCGGTGGCGTGGCTTGAGCGCTTCCTGCATGACTTCCCGGGCACCGTGGTCGCCATTACCCACGACCGTTACTTCCTCGACAACGTCGCTGGCTGGATCCTGGAACTGGACCGCGGCGCCGGCATCCCGTACGAAGGCAACTACTCGGGCTGGCTGGAAGCCAAGTCGGACCGACTGGCGCAAGAGTCCAAGCAGCAGAGCGCCCACGAGAAGGCCATGAAAGAGGAACTGGAGTGGGTGCGCAAAGGCGCCAAGGCTCGCCAGTCCAAATCCAAGGCCCGTCTGCAGCGTTTCGAAGAAATGCAGTCGCAGGAATTCCAGAAGCGCAGCGAAACCAACGAGATCTACATCCCGGCTGGCCCGCGCCTGGGCGACAAGGTCATCGAGTTCAAGAACGTCTCCAAAGGCTACGGCGACCGCGTGCTGATCGACAACCTGTCGTTCGCCATGCCAAAAGGCGCCATCGTCGGCGTTATCGGTGGTAACGGTGCCGGTAAGTCGACCCTGTTCCGCATGCTGATGGGCAAGGAACAGCCGGACTCGGGCAGCATCGAAATCGGTGAAACCGTGCAACTGGCCTGCGTGGACCAGAGCCGCGAAGACCTGGACGGCGCCAAGACCGTGTTCCAGCAGATTTCCGACGGCTCCGACCAGATCCGCATCGGCAACTACGAGATCCCGTCGCGTACCTACGTTGGCCGCTTCAACTTCAAAGGTGGCGACCAGCAGAAGTTCGTCAAGGACCTGTCCGGTGGTGAGCGTGGTCGCCTGCACCTGGCCCTGACCTTGAAGGAGGGCGGTAACGTCCTGCTGCTCGACGAACCGTCCAACGACCTCGACGTCGAAACCCTGCGTTCGCTGGAAGAAGCCCTGCTGGACTTCCCGGGCGCCGCGATCGTGATTTCCCACGACCGTTGGTTCCTGGACCGTGTGGCTACCCACATCCTGGCGTACGAAGACGACTCGAACGTTGTGTTCTTCGAAGGTAACTACACCGAGTACGAAGCCGACCGCAAGAAGCGCCTGGGTGATGCTGCTGCCCAGCCGCACCGTGTACGGCACAAGAAACTGGCCCAGTAA
- the glyA_3 gene encoding Serine hydroxymethyltransferase (*Name glyA_3) — MFSRDLTIAKYDAELFEAMQQEALRQEEHIELIASENYTSPAVMEAQGSVLTNKYAEGYPGKRYYGGCEYVDIVEQLAIDRAKELFGADYANVQPHAGSQANAAVYLALLSAGDTILGMSLAHGGHLTHGASVAPRASCTTPSSTASTATA; from the coding sequence ATGTTCAGCCGTGATTTGACCATTGCCAAGTACGACGCCGAGCTCTTCGAAGCCATGCAGCAAGAAGCCCTGCGCCAGGAAGAGCATATCGAGCTGATCGCTTCGGAAAACTACACCAGCCCGGCAGTCATGGAAGCTCAGGGCTCGGTCCTGACCAACAAGTACGCCGAAGGCTACCCGGGCAAGCGTTACTACGGTGGTTGCGAGTACGTCGACATCGTCGAGCAACTGGCCATCGACCGTGCCAAGGAACTGTTCGGCGCCGATTACGCCAACGTCCAGCCGCACGCTGGTTCCCAGGCCAACGCCGCTGTCTACCTGGCCCTGCTGTCGGCCGGTGACACCATCCTGGGCATGAGCCTGGCCCACGGTGGCCACCTGACCCACGGTGCCTCCGTCGCTCCTCGGGCAAGCTGTACAACGCCATCCAGTACGGCATCGACGGCAACGGCCTGA
- the greB_1 gene encoding Transcription elongation factor GreB (*Name greB_1) — protein sequence MSRAFVNEDQAAAQADQPVERRVSEQPNYVTASGLRQLQARVAELNALRSQLQAQGERGDKQRLADTERDLRYFNARVQSAQVVPAATSRSKVQVGSRVRFVDVQDQEQVVQLVGEDEADAGRGLINWGSPLGRALLGAGPGDEVVWRRPVGDQVIEVVEIEGED from the coding sequence ATGAGCCGAGCATTCGTCAACGAAGACCAGGCCGCCGCCCAGGCCGACCAACCGGTAGAGCGACGCGTCAGCGAACAACCCAACTACGTCACCGCCAGCGGCTTGCGCCAGCTACAAGCCCGCGTGGCAGAACTGAATGCCCTGCGCAGCCAACTGCAGGCGCAAGGCGAGCGCGGCGACAAACAGCGGCTGGCCGATACCGAGCGGGACCTGCGCTACTTCAATGCGCGGGTGCAGAGTGCCCAGGTGGTGCCGGCAGCCACTTCACGCAGCAAGGTGCAGGTTGGTAGCCGGGTGCGGTTTGTCGATGTGCAGGACCAGGAGCAGGTGGTGCAACTGGTGGGTGAGGATGAAGCGGATGCTGGGCGGGGGTTGATCAACTGGGGTTCGCCGCTGGGGCGGGCATTGCTGGGCGCTGGGCCTGGGGATGAAGTAGTTTGGCGGCGGCCGGTGGGGGATCAGGTGATTGAAGTGGTCGAGATCGAGGGAGAAGATTGA
- the glyA_2 gene encoding Serine hydroxymethyltransferase (*Name glyA_2): MIVAGFSAYSQVLDFARFRAIADKVGAYLFVDMAHVAGLVAAGVYPNPVPFADVVTTTTHKTLRGPRGGLILARANADIEKKLNSAVFPGAQGGPLEHVIAAKAICFKEALQPEFKAYQQQVVKNAQAMASVFIERGFDVVSGGTQNHLFLLSLIKQEISGKDADAALGKAFITVNKNSVPNDPRSPFVTSGLRFGTPAVTTRGFKEAECKELAGWICDILADLNNEAVIDAVREKVKAICKKLPVYGN; this comes from the coding sequence ATGATCGTTGCCGGCTTCTCGGCGTACTCGCAGGTTCTGGACTTCGCCCGCTTCCGCGCCATCGCCGACAAGGTCGGTGCCTACCTGTTCGTCGACATGGCCCACGTTGCCGGCCTGGTTGCCGCTGGCGTGTACCCGAACCCTGTTCCGTTCGCCGACGTGGTCACCACCACCACCCACAAGACCCTGCGCGGCCCACGCGGCGGCCTGATCCTGGCCCGCGCCAACGCCGACATCGAGAAGAAGCTGAACTCGGCTGTTTTCCCGGGCGCCCAAGGCGGCCCGCTGGAGCACGTGATCGCCGCCAAGGCCATCTGCTTCAAGGAAGCACTGCAGCCTGAGTTCAAGGCTTACCAGCAGCAAGTGGTGAAAAACGCCCAGGCCATGGCCAGCGTGTTCATCGAGCGTGGTTTCGATGTGGTGTCCGGTGGCACCCAGAACCACCTGTTCCTGCTGTCGCTGATCAAGCAGGAAATCTCCGGTAAGGACGCTGACGCTGCCCTGGGCAAAGCCTTCATCACCGTCAACAAGAACTCGGTACCGAACGACCCACGTTCGCCGTTCGTCACCTCGGGCCTGCGTTTCGGCACCCCAGCCGTCACCACCCGTGGTTTCAAGGAAGCCGAGTGCAAAGAGCTGGCTGGCTGGATCTGCGACATCCTGGCTGACCTGAACAACGAAGCGGTGATCGACGCCGTACGTGAGAAGGTCAAGGCCATCTGCAAGAAGCTGCCGGTTTACGGCAACTGA
- the fhuA_3 gene encoding Ferrichrome outer membrane transporter/phage receptor (*Name fhuA_3) — MTSFSLLCALLPGLALAEPREFDIAPQPLASALNRLAAQGGLQVIFDGNLVQGKSSRGINGRHEPEAALSELLQGSGLTWRATGSTSVTLEPAAQSSGALELGATSIVGQAYSSVSPDDGYVAKRSSVGSKTDTPLIETPASVSVITREQIEAQQPKTVAQALRYTPGVNTELAGPQFVVDQLSIRGFQQGTGRMLRDGTRTFLPEFLGWDAPEPYGLERIEVLRGASSVLYGASDPGGQINLVSKRPTQQPLHEVQLQAGNLNYQQGAFDLGDALDDEGIWSYRLTGLFRETDAQTDHITNRRQYIAPALSYRPSADTEFTLLGEYQRQTGNFANSLPANGTVFRDARGRLDRDTYVGDSAYDFMTNEKTSLGYVFEHHFDETWTLRQNVRYSNYRQASSEIALFGPAGGGQYSRYSDQRKGDGRLFTVDTHVQANFATGPVEHTLLSGVDYNNGKFDQQQALDFILQSFDPFQPVYGQPLSTVPFSFASYEQKLSQTGVYLQDQLRIDNWVLLLGGRYDWAVNQKDDRAPQTQKDEKFSGRAGLVYLFDNGLAPYLSYSESFLPVMGTTADGTQLDPETGKQYELGLKYEPPGSNSLYTVAVFELTKQNVTETINGFSRQEGEVRSRGVELEAKTELAPGFNLIGSYTWNDVEVTQSERGNKGNTPFRTPEHMASLWADYQLQGGSLNGLRLGAGTRYVGSTFGDAQNSFKVDSYVLVDAMVSYELGKLDASLKGVELALNASNLFDKEYVAGCFNDMGCQYGQQRTVYGTVTYNW; from the coding sequence ATGACGTCGTTTTCGTTGCTGTGCGCGCTGCTGCCAGGCCTGGCCCTGGCTGAGCCACGCGAGTTCGACATCGCTCCGCAGCCACTGGCCAGCGCGCTTAACCGCCTGGCTGCGCAGGGCGGGCTGCAGGTGATCTTCGATGGCAATCTGGTGCAGGGCAAGAGCAGCCGTGGCATCAACGGCCGGCATGAACCGGAAGCGGCGCTGTCCGAGTTGCTACAGGGCAGTGGCCTGACCTGGCGCGCCACCGGCAGCACCAGTGTCACCCTGGAGCCCGCTGCGCAATCGTCTGGCGCGCTGGAACTGGGAGCCACCTCGATCGTTGGCCAGGCCTACAGCTCGGTCAGCCCGGACGATGGCTACGTGGCCAAGCGCTCGTCGGTCGGCAGCAAGACCGACACCCCGTTGATCGAAACCCCAGCCTCGGTCTCGGTCATTACCCGCGAGCAGATCGAGGCCCAGCAACCCAAGACCGTGGCCCAGGCGCTGCGCTATACCCCAGGCGTGAACACTGAACTGGCTGGCCCGCAGTTCGTCGTCGATCAGTTGTCCATCCGCGGTTTCCAGCAGGGCACCGGGCGCATGCTGCGCGACGGCACGCGTACCTTCCTGCCGGAGTTTCTCGGTTGGGACGCGCCAGAACCCTATGGCCTGGAGCGCATCGAGGTACTGCGCGGTGCCAGTTCAGTGCTGTACGGCGCCTCGGACCCGGGCGGGCAAATCAACCTGGTCAGTAAGCGTCCCACTCAGCAGCCCTTGCACGAAGTGCAGTTGCAGGCCGGCAACCTGAACTATCAGCAAGGCGCCTTCGACCTGGGTGATGCACTGGATGACGAAGGCATCTGGAGTTATCGCCTGACCGGCCTGTTCCGCGAAACCGATGCCCAGACCGACCACATCACCAACCGCCGGCAGTACATTGCTCCGGCGCTCAGCTATCGCCCCAGTGCCGATACCGAGTTCACCCTGCTGGGTGAGTATCAGCGCCAGACCGGCAACTTCGCCAACTCACTGCCCGCCAACGGTACTGTGTTCCGCGATGCGCGTGGCCGGCTGGACCGCGACACCTACGTCGGCGATAGCGCCTACGACTTCATGACCAACGAGAAGACCTCGCTGGGTTATGTGTTCGAACACCACTTCGACGAGACCTGGACCCTGCGCCAGAACGTGCGCTACAGCAACTACCGCCAGGCCAGCAGCGAAATCGCCTTGTTCGGCCCTGCCGGAGGTGGGCAGTACTCGCGTTACAGCGACCAGCGCAAGGGCGATGGCCGCTTGTTCACCGTGGACACCCACGTACAGGCCAACTTCGCTACCGGGCCGGTGGAGCACACCCTGCTGAGCGGCGTCGACTACAACAACGGCAAGTTCGATCAGCAGCAGGCTCTGGACTTTATCCTGCAAAGCTTCGACCCGTTCCAGCCGGTGTACGGCCAGCCGCTGAGCACCGTGCCGTTCAGCTTTGCCAGCTATGAGCAGAAGCTGTCCCAGACCGGCGTGTACCTGCAGGATCAACTGCGTATCGACAACTGGGTGTTGCTGCTGGGCGGGCGCTACGACTGGGCGGTCAACCAGAAGGACGATCGCGCCCCGCAAACGCAGAAGGACGAGAAATTCAGCGGCCGCGCCGGGTTGGTCTACCTGTTCGACAATGGCCTGGCGCCTTACCTCAGCTACAGCGAGTCGTTCCTGCCGGTGATGGGCACTACCGCCGATGGCACCCAGCTCGACCCGGAAACCGGCAAACAGTACGAGTTGGGCCTGAAGTACGAGCCACCGGGCAGCAACAGCCTGTACACCGTCGCGGTGTTCGAGCTGACCAAGCAGAACGTCACCGAGACCATCAACGGCTTCAGCCGCCAGGAAGGCGAAGTACGCTCACGTGGTGTTGAACTGGAGGCCAAAACCGAGCTGGCGCCGGGCTTCAACCTGATTGGCAGCTACACCTGGAACGATGTCGAAGTTACCCAGTCCGAGCGCGGCAACAAGGGCAATACGCCGTTCCGCACACCGGAGCACATGGCCTCGTTGTGGGCGGACTACCAGTTGCAAGGTGGATCGCTGAACGGGCTGCGGCTGGGCGCTGGCACCCGTTATGTGGGCAGCACCTTTGGCGATGCGCAGAACAGCTTCAAGGTCGACAGCTATGTGCTGGTGGATGCGATGGTGAGCTATGAGCTGGGCAAGCTGGATGCTTCGCTCAAGGGCGTGGAGCTGGCACTCAATGCCAGCAACCTGTTCGACAAGGAGTACGTGGCCGGCTGCTTCAACGACATGGGTTGCCAATATGGGCAGCAGCGCACGGTGTACGGGACGGTGACGTATAACTGGTGA
- the gdhA gene encoding NADP-specific glutamate dehydrogenase (*Name gdhA) → MIESVDNFLARLQQRDPGQPEFHQAVEEVLRTLWPFLEANPHYLQSGILERMVEPERAVLFRVSWVDDQGKVQVNRGYRIQMSSAIGPYKGGLRFHPSVNLSVLKFLAFEQVFKNSLTSLPMGGGKGGSDFDPKGKSDAEVMRFCQAFMSELYRHIGADCDVPAGDIGVGAREIGFMFGQYKRLANQFTSVLTGKGMTYGGSLIRPEATGFGCVYFAEEMLKRQDKRIDGRRVAVSGSGNVAQYAARKVMDLGGKVISLSDSEGTLYAEAGLTDAQWDALMELKNVKRGRLSELAGQYGLEFRKGQTPWSLPCDIALPCATQNELGAEDARTLLRNGCICVAEGANMPTTLEAVDIFLDAGILYAPGKASNAGGVAVSGLEMSQNAMRLLWTAGEVDSKLHNIMQSIHHACVHYGEEADGRINYVKGANIAGFVKVADAMLAQGVV, encoded by the coding sequence ATGATCGAATCTGTCGACAATTTCCTTGCACGCCTCCAACAGCGTGACCCTGGCCAACCCGAATTCCACCAGGCGGTGGAAGAGGTGTTGCGCACCCTGTGGCCATTCCTTGAAGCCAACCCACACTACCTGCAATCGGGCATTCTCGAGCGTATGGTCGAGCCTGAGCGCGCTGTGCTGTTCCGCGTCTCCTGGGTCGATGACCAAGGCAAGGTGCAGGTAAACCGCGGCTACCGCATCCAGATGAGCAGCGCCATCGGCCCGTACAAGGGCGGCCTGCGCTTCCACCCGTCGGTAAACCTCAGCGTGCTCAAGTTCCTGGCTTTCGAGCAGGTGTTCAAGAACTCCCTGACCTCGCTGCCCATGGGCGGCGGCAAGGGCGGCTCGGACTTCGACCCGAAGGGCAAGAGCGACGCTGAAGTGATGCGCTTCTGCCAGGCGTTCATGAGCGAGCTGTACCGCCACATTGGCGCTGACTGCGACGTGCCGGCCGGTGACATCGGTGTGGGTGCCCGCGAAATCGGCTTCATGTTTGGCCAGTACAAGCGCCTGGCCAACCAGTTCACATCGGTGCTGACCGGTAAGGGCATGACTTACGGCGGCAGCCTGATTCGCCCGGAAGCCACCGGTTTCGGCTGCGTGTACTTCGCCGAAGAAATGCTCAAGCGCCAGGACAAGCGTATCGACGGCCGCCGCGTGGCGGTTTCCGGTTCGGGCAACGTGGCCCAGTATGCGGCGCGCAAAGTGATGGACTTGGGCGGCAAGGTGATCTCGCTGTCCGATTCCGAAGGCACCCTGTACGCCGAAGCCGGCCTGACCGATGCCCAGTGGGACGCATTGATGGAGCTGAAGAACGTCAAGCGTGGCCGCCTCAGCGAGCTGGCCGGGCAGTACGGCCTTGAGTTCCGCAAGGGCCAGACCCCGTGGAGCCTGCCGTGCGACATTGCCCTGCCGTGCGCCACGCAGAACGAGCTGGGCGCCGAAGACGCCCGTACCCTGCTGCGCAATGGCTGCATCTGCGTGGCCGAAGGCGCCAACATGCCGACCACCCTTGAGGCTGTGGATATCTTCCTGGACGCCGGCATTCTGTATGCCCCGGGCAAAGCCTCCAACGCCGGTGGCGTGGCCGTGTCGGGCCTTGAAATGTCGCAGAACGCCATGCGCCTGCTGTGGACTGCCGGTGAAGTGGACAGCAAGCTGCACAACATCATGCAGTCGATTCACCATGCGTGCGTGCACTACGGTGAAGAGGCCGATGGCCGTATCAACTACGTCAAAGGTGCAAACATCGCAGGCTTTGTGAAAGTGGCTGATGCGATGCTGGCTCAGGGCGTGGTCTGA